One part of the Neodiprion virginianus isolate iyNeoVirg1 chromosome 3, iyNeoVirg1.1, whole genome shotgun sequence genome encodes these proteins:
- the LOC124301102 gene encoding uncharacterized protein LOC124301102, with protein MLPNRICFFLHFQLKSRVELRRASLWRQCFVSHVSVSSVQIRGVFLSNVSRRTLTACAMEGSRTMEECDETCSSKQDGVAEMRPESRCEDQHRWQTVTNDSYQAPLPNLSRTLGRRRELVKNFISNRVFGEAIDAMIAEPPPEPVSPSEYVESFCDSKFTPFMDRIEYDNRKHTKYPLYGGATVQSYYKSQLDNGTLKARSEIANLNEPFRRSSAFTTPPDLAIREPVGGF; from the exons atgctGCCCAATCGAATATGCTTCTTCCTACACTTTCAATTAAAAAGTCGCGTGGAATTGCGTCGAGCGTCGCTATGGAGACAATGCTTTGTTAGTCATGTTAGTGTTTCTTCGGTACAGATTCGCGGTGTTTTTCTCTCAAATGTATCTCGTCGGACTTTGACGGCATGTGCGATGGAGGGATCGAGGACAATGGAAGAATGCGATGAAACTTGTTCCTCAAAGCAGGATGGCGTTGCTGAGATGCGACCGGAAAGTCGCTGCGAGGATCAGCACCGCTGGCAGACTGTGACGAATGATTCGTATCAGGCCCCGTTGCCCAACCTTTCGCGAACATTGG GCCGAAGACGCGaactggtgaaaaattttatcagtaaTCGAGTTTTTGGAGAAGCGATCGATGCTATGATCGCCGAGCCGCCGCCTGAGCCTGTCAGTCCCTCTGAATACGTGGAGAGTTTCTGCGACTCAAAATTCACTCCCTTTATGGATAGAATCGAGTACGACAACAGG AAACACACCAAGTATCCCCTCTACGGCGGTGCAACAGTCCAGTCCTATTACAAATCGCAACTTGATAACGGAACGCTTAAAGCTCGATCGGAAATTGCAAACCTCAACGAGCCTTTTCGAAGATCGTCCGCTTTCACGACACCTCCAGATTTGGCAATCAGAGAGCCGGTAGGAGGATTCTAG